A genomic region of Carassius carassius chromosome 27, fCarCar2.1, whole genome shotgun sequence contains the following coding sequences:
- the LOC132106598 gene encoding cbp/p300-interacting transactivator 2-like — MVDRMMAMNHGRFPDAVNGHQHSARRMGMGQFPNALPQQQQQQQHYNVIMGDHMHYAGGNVNANHGIRHSMSSGNNINGGIPNGNLPARFNSQFVGQGQQLAASMQLQKLNTPYYGHHTHPSHHHYYMHELHPASHQLNGTGQQFRDSNAKQNTSGVPLPGHHMPAAMLPPNVIDTDFIDEEVLMSLVIEMGLDRIKELPELWLGQNEFDFMTDFVCKQQPSRVSC, encoded by the coding sequence ATGGTGGACCGCATGATGGCAATGAACCATGGACGTTTCCCAGATGCTGTGAATGGGCATCAGCACTCCGCTCGCAGGATGGGAATGGGACAGTTTCCCAACGCGCTtccccagcagcagcagcagcaacaacattaTAACGTTATCATGGGAGATCACATGCATTACGCGGGAGGGAATGTAAACGCAAACCACGGGATCCGACATTCCATGTCCTCTGGAAATAATATAAACGGAGGAATCCCCAATGGTAACTTGCCTGCCCGCTTTAACTCCCAGTTTGTCGGACAAGGGCAGCAGCTCGCTGCCAGCATGCAGTTGCAGAAGCTCAACACGCCTTACTACGGTCACCACACTCATCCTTCCCATCATCACTATTACATGCACGAACTGCACCCCGCCAGCCACCAGTTAAACGGGACAGGACAGCAGTTCCGAGACAGTAACGCCAAGCAGAACACGTCTGGGGTTCCTCTGCCTGGCCACCACATGCCTGCAGCAATGCTGCCCCCCAACGTTATCGACACGGATTTTATTGACGAGGAGGTCTTGATGTCACTGGTGATAGAAATGGGTTTGGACCGAATAAAGGAGTTGCCAGAGCTCTGGCTGGGACAGAATGAGTTTGATTTCATGACAGACTTCGTTTGTAAGCAACAGCCCAGCCGAGTGAGCTGTTAA